One window of Mucilaginibacter inviolabilis genomic DNA carries:
- a CDS encoding FkbM family methyltransferase, which produces MFNRQEILNTDVPIKKDLLRIFKKTEKLLIFDIGSCEGEDSIRYAKLFPNASVFAFEPLPKNQQLILDNITRHQASRVQLFKMALSKTEGWQDFYVSSGQPDGADTSNNWDFGNKSSSLLAPNQVLDTVKWLKFDTTISVYTNTLNNFMIEHQIKAIDFIHMDVQGAELDVLTGAGKYLQNIKAIWLEIAETPLYREQPLRTDVEKFMNVNSFKLIKTQIENEVGDQLYINTRYFSERSFLGLKRFKQIHPDIHA; this is translated from the coding sequence ATGTTTAACCGTCAGGAAATATTAAATACGGATGTACCCATCAAAAAGGATTTGCTCCGTATTTTTAAGAAAACTGAAAAGCTCCTGATATTTGATATTGGCAGTTGTGAAGGTGAGGATTCAATCAGGTATGCCAAGCTTTTTCCAAACGCTTCCGTTTTTGCATTTGAACCATTACCCAAAAATCAACAGCTCATTCTGGATAATATTACACGCCATCAAGCTTCCCGGGTTCAGCTTTTTAAAATGGCTCTTTCTAAAACAGAAGGATGGCAGGATTTTTATGTATCATCGGGACAACCAGACGGTGCAGACACTTCAAACAATTGGGACTTTGGTAACAAATCAAGTTCATTACTGGCACCAAACCAAGTTTTAGATACTGTAAAATGGCTAAAGTTTGACACCACGATATCGGTTTACACCAACACTTTAAACAACTTCATGATTGAGCATCAAATAAAGGCAATTGACTTTATTCATATGGATGTACAGGGGGCCGAGCTTGATGTATTAACCGGGGCAGGTAAATACCTTCAGAATATAAAAGCAATCTGGCTTGAAATTGCTGAAACGCCCTTATACCGCGAGCAACCTTTACGAACTGATGTAGAAAAATTCATGAATGTTAATTCATTTAAACTCATTAAAACACAAATTGAAAATGAGGTTGGCGATCAGTTATATATAAACACCCGATACTTTAGCGAACGTAGTTTTTTAGGATTAAAAAGATTTAAACAAATACATCCTGATATACATGCATAA